A region of Dictyostelium discoideum AX4 chromosome 1 chromosome, whole genome shotgun sequence DNA encodes the following proteins:
- a CDS encoding v-SNARE family protein, whose protein sequence is MYSNDSGNGYGYGYSTNSSSSSNNISSISNLQHRDTSNRDNGSGSSSGSGLDDLYKQANKLLFSIRNDLETLETGTDTSVIIQSKLSTNINQLSRLSDQIDGMVSNEPIAKREIWRILLIIIKKLKNFRKVKQLVEESKSLRKSLDMFLQTKYKKQMEEEEKNKLMGRRKAGESSAIGNLMKENKHLNDGNSTLDSLTEMGNSIIYNLVGQNSKLKGVNKKIYDIANTLGLSRSVIQRIKRRQHQDKVIVYSGMVIVLIIVFLLWYFFRK, encoded by the exons atgtacaGTAACGATAGTGGAAATGGATATGGATATGGATATTCAACAAACAGCAGCAgcagtagtaataatataagtTCAATAAGTAATCTTCAACATCGTGATACTTCGAATCGTGATAATGGAAGTGGTAGTAGCAGTGGTAGTGGATTAGACGATTTATACAAACAAgccaataaattattattttcaattagaAATGATTTAGAAACACTTGAAACTGGAACTGATACTTCAGTTATCATTCAAAGCAAACTATCAACAAATATAAACCAACTTTCTAGATTATCAGACCAAATTGATGGTATGGTTTCAAACGAACCAATTGCAAAAAGAGAAATATGGAGaat attattaataataataaaaaaattaaaaaattttagaaaagtAAAACAATTAGTTGAAGAAAGTAAATCATTAAGAAAATCATTAGATATGTTTTTACAAACTAAATATAAGAAACAAatggaagaagaagaaaaaaataaattaatggGTAGAAGAAAAGCTGGTGAAAGTTCAgcaattggtaatttaatgAAAGAGAATAAACATTTAAATGATGGTAATTCAACTTTAGATTCACTCACAGAAATGGGTAATAgcataatttataatttagttggtcaaaattcaaaattaaaa ggtgtaaataaaaaaatatatgatATTGCAAATACATTGGGTTTATCTCGTTCAGTCATTCAAAGGATTAAAAGAAGACAACATCAAGATAAAGTTATTGTATATAGTGGTATGGttatagttttaataattgtatttttattatggTATTtctttagaaaataa